A single Drosophila ananassae strain 14024-0371.13 chromosome 3L, ASM1763931v2, whole genome shotgun sequence DNA region contains:
- the LOC6496289 gene encoding kinesin-like protein unc-104 isoform X11: protein MSSVKVAVRVRPFNSREIARESKCIIEMSGATTAITNPKVPPNTSESVKRFNFDYSYWSHDHHDADFSTQSMVYKDIGEEMLQHSFDGYNVCIFAYGQTGAGKSYTMMGRQEEQQEGIIPMICKDLFGRIQQTETDDLKYSVEVSYMEIYCERVRDLLNPKNKGNLRVREHPLLGPYVEDLSKLAVTDYQDIHDLIDEGNKARTVAATNMNETSSRSHAVFTIFFTQRRHDTMTDLITEKVSKISLVDLAGSERADSTGAKGTRLKEGANINKSLTTLGKVISALAEVSASKKKNAKKADFIPYRDSALTWLLRENLGGNSKTAMIAAISPADINYDETLSTLRYADRAKQIVCKAVVNEDANAKLIRELKEEIQKLRDLLKAEGIEVQEGPDGKVVCEKRDANKDELTKSTVIKSPTKSRNRNGSTTEMAVDQLQASEKLIAELNETWEEKLKRTEEIRLQREAVFAEMGVAVKEDGITVGVFSPKKTPHLVNLNEDPNLSECLLYYIKDGLTRLGTHEANVPQDIQLSGSHILKEHCTFENRNSTVTLLPHKDAIIYVNGRKLVEPEVLKTGSRVILGKNHVFRFTNPEQARELRDKIETETEAENEVEKADTQQVDWNFAQCELLEKQGIDLKAEMKKRLDNLEEQYKREKLQADQQFEEQRKTYEARIDALQKQVEEQSMTMSMYSSYSPEDFHQEEDVYTNPMYESCWTAREAGLAAWAFRKWRYHQFTSLRDDLWGNAIFLKEANAISVELKKKVQFQFTLLTDTLYSPLPPELASSMAPLQQEDEFGAPPVSKTLVAVEVTDTKNGATHYWSLEKLRQRLELMREMYHNEAEMSPTSPDYNVESLTGGDPFYDRFPWFRMVGRSFIYLSNLLYPVPLVHKVAIVNERGDVRGYLRIAVQPVLDEESIDFNNGVKQSARLVFNEDDAKPKYRALNEKDDVQKYIDNGGLESKLDAELEDVDSGRGIDSNSASECHENAEEPGEHLQVGKEFTFRVTVLQATGIGAEYADIFCQFNFLHRHEEAFSTEPVKNSASGAPLGFYHVQNITVPVTKSFIEYLKTQPIMFKIFGHYQTHPLHKDAKQEFVSRPPPRRMLPPSIPISQPVRSPKFGPLPCAPTSTVLAKHDVLVWFEICELAPNGEYVPSVVEHSDDLPCRGLFLLHQGIQRRIRITIVHEPTAEVKWKDINELVVGRIRNTPESSDEQDEDACVLSLGLFPGEALEVPGDDRSFYRFEAAWDSSLHNSALLNRVSQGGETIYITLSAYLELENCARPAIITKDLSMVIYGRDARTGPRSLKHLFSGQYRNPEANRLTGVYELALRRASEAGVQRRQRRVLDTSSTYVRGEENLHGWRPRGDSLIFDHQWELEKLTRLEEVGRMRHLLLLRERLGMDTNPNPTTKTEKDVCNLAARAATSPVHMVIPQSPQTPIKDPQQIIPERQYNQREQDLMLKCLKLVQGRYTKSEANDTQTQSDVSPSDEGCADMTVSCISSNSMELCSPDRSDAPNGWEAPAPATQPALPLRLYVPELEEIRVSPVVARKGLLNVLEHGGSGWKKRWVIVRRPYVFIYRSEKDPVERAVLNLATAQVECSEDQAAMVKIPNTFSVVTKHRGYLLQTLGDKEVHDWLYAINPLLAGQIKSRLARRTLEPASQTVSQIQANNAANASSANK, encoded by the exons ATGTCGTCGGTTAAGGTGGCGGTGCGAGTGCGCCCCTTCAACTCACGGGAAATAGCCAGGGAGTCGAAATGCATTATCGAGATGAGCGGGGCCACAACGG CCATTACCAACCCAAAAGTACCGCCAAACACAAGCGAGTCGGTGAAGCGATTCAACTTTGATTACTCCTACTGGTCACATGAT CACCACGATGCCGACTTCTCCACACAATCGATGGTCTACAAGGACATTGGGGAGGAGATGCTGCAGCACTCCTTCGATGGCTACAATGTCTGCATTTTCGCCTACGGCCAGACTGGTGCTGGCAAGTCGTACACCATGATGGGCAggcaggaggagcagcaggaggGTATCATACCCATGATTTGCAAGGATCTATTCGGTCGTATCCAGCAAACAGAGACCGACGATCTCAAATATTCG GTGGAAGTCTCTTATATGGAAATTTATTGCGAGCGTGTCCGGGATCTTCTGAATCCCAAAAACAAGGGCAATCTACGAGTCAGAGAGCATCCTCTGCTGGGTCCTTATGTTGAGGACTTGTCGAAATTGGCAGTCACTGATTACCAGGACATACACGATCTCATTGATGAGGGAAACAAGGCTCG AACTGTGGCCGCCACCAACATGAACGAAACCAGCTCCCGTTCCCATGCGGTGTTTaccatctttttcacccagcGCCGACATGATACGATGACCGATCTGATCACAGAGAAGGTATCCAAGATCAGCTTGGTGGATCTTGCTGGCTCGGAGCGAGCTGATTCCACCGGCGCCAAGGGCACCCGCTTGAAGGAGGGAGCCAACATCAATAAGTCGCTGACTACTTTGGGCAAAGTTATCTCAGCTCTGGCGGAAGTT TCT GCCTCTAAGAAAAAGAATGCCAAGAAGGCAGACTTTATTCCGTATCGTGATTCGGCCCTGACTTGGTTACTCCGTGAAAACCTGGGAGGTAATTCCAAAACTGCTATGATTGCCGCCATCTCCCCGGCAGATATCAACTATGATGAAACTCTCAGCACACTGCG CTATGCGGATCGTGCCAAGCAAATTGTTTGCAAGGCTGTCGTCAACGAAGACGCCAATGCCAAGCTTATTCGCGAACTCAAGGAGGAGATCCAGAAACTCCGGGATCTATTGAAAGCCGAGGGTATTGAAGTACAAGAAG GACCCGATGGCAAAGTGGTGTGTGAGAAGCGCGATGCGAATA AGGACGAACTCACCAAGTCCACGGTGATCAAGTCACCCACTAAGTCCCGAAACCGCAATGGATCCACCACGGAAATGGCAGTGGATCAGCTCCAAGCCAGCGAGAAACTAATAGCAG AACTCAACGAGACCTGGGAGGAGAAACTCAAGCGCACCGAGGAGATTCGTCTGCAACGTGAGGCGGTCTTTGCCGAGATGGGCGTGGCCGTCAAGGAGGATGGCATTACTGTGGGCGTGTTCTCACCTAAGAAAACCCCACATCTGGTGAATCTTAATGAAGATCCCAATCTTTCCGAATGTCTGCTCTACTACATCAAGGACGGCTTGACCCGTTTGGGTACGCATGAGGCAAATGTGCCCCAAGACATTCAGCTCTCCGGTTCGCACATCCTCAAGGAGCACTGCACTTTCGAGAACCGCAACAGCACGGTTACCCTGTTGCCGCACAAGGACGCCATCATCTATGTGAATGGCCGTAAATTGGTAGAACCGGAGGTCCTCAAGACCGGATCACGAGTGATTTTGGGCAAGAACCATGTCTTCCGCTTCACCAATCCGGAGCAGGCCCGCGAGCTGCGCGACAAGATCGAGACCGAGACCGAGGCGGAGAACGAGGTGGAGAAGGCCGACACCCAGCAGGTGGACTGGAACTTTGCCCAGTGCGAGTTGCTCGAGAAGCAGGGCATCGATCTCAAGGCCGAGATGAAGAAGCGATTGGACAACCTGGAGGAGCAATACAAGCGGGAGAAGCTCCAGGCCGACCAGCAGTTCGAGGAGCAGCGCAAGACCTACGAGGCCCGCATCGATGCCTTGCAGAAGCAAGTGGAGGAGCAATCGATGACCATGTCGATGTATAGCAGCTACTCTCCGGAGGACTTCCACCAGGAGGAGGATGTCTACA CCAACCCAATGTACGAGTCCTGCTGGACTGCCCGAGAGGCTGGTTTGGCTGCCTGGGCCTTCCGCAAATGGCGTTACCATCAATTCACATCCTTGCGGGATGATCTCTGGGGCAATGCTATATTCCTCAAGGAGGCCAATGCCATTTCCGTTGAGTTGAAGAAGAAG GTGCAATTTCAATTCACGCTCTTGACCGACACCTTGTACTCTCCCCTGCCACCTGAGCTTGCCTCCAGCATGGCCCCTCTCCAGCAGGAGGATGAGTTCGGAGCTCCGCCAGTCTCCAAGACCTTGGTGGCCGTGGAGGTGACCGATACCAAGAACGGAGCCACTCATTACTGGTCGCTGGAGAAGCTACG ACAACGCCTGGAGCTGATGCGCGAAATGTATCACAATGAGGCCGAGATGAGCCCCACTTCGCCGGATTACAACGTGGAGAGCCTCACTGGTGGGGATCCCTTCTACGACCGATTCCCCTGGTTCCGGATGGTCGGACGCTCCTTCATCTATCTGAGCAACTTGCTCTACCCCGTTCCCTTGGTCCACAAGGTGGCCATCGTCAATGAGCGTGGCGACGTGCGTGGCTATCTGAGGATTGCCGTTCAACCGGTCCTGGACGAGGAGTCTATTGACTTTAATAATGGTGTGAAGCAGTCGGCTCGCTTGGTCTTCAACGAGGATGATGCCAAGCCCAAGTACCGAGCTCTGAACGAAAAGGATGATGTCCAGAAGTACATTGATAATGGAGGTCTTGAAAGCAAACTCGATG CGGAACTCGAGGACGTGGATTCTGGTCGTGGCATTGACTCCAACTCTGCTTCCGAGTGCCATGAGAATGCCGAGGAGCCAGGTGAACATTTGCAAGTGGGCAAGGAATTCACTTTCCGTGTCACTGTGCTCCAGGCCACTGGCATTGGAGCTGAATATGCAGACATCTTCTGTCAGTTTAA CTTCTTGCATCGTCATGAGGAGGCCTTCTCCACCGAACCGGTCAAGAACTCAGCTTCGGGCGCTCCCTTGGGCTTTTATCATGTTCAGAAT ATTACTGTTCCCGTGACCAAGTCCTTTATTGAGTATTTGAAGACCCAACCCATCATGTTCAAGATCTTTGGACACTACCAGACACATCCTTTGCACAAGGATGCCAAGCAGGAGTTTGTATCCCGGCCACCACCCCGTCGTATGCTGCCCCCCAGCATTCCCATCAGCCAGCCAGTGCGCAGCCCCAAGTTTGGACCCCTACCCTGTGCACCCACTTCCACTGTTCTGGCCAAGCACGATGTCTTGGTCTGGTTCGAGATTTGTGAATTGGCTCCCAATGGAGAATATGTCCCATCG GTGGTAGAGCACAGCGACGATCTTCCTTGCCGGGGATTGTTCCTTCTGCATCAGGGCATCCAGCGGCGTATTCGCATCACCATCGTCCACGAGCCCACTGCGGAGGTCAAGTGGAAGGACATCAACGAGTTGGTGGTGGGTCGCATTCGCAATACTCCAGAGTCATCGGATGAGCAGGACGAGGATGCCTGTGTCCTGTCGCTGGGTCTCTTCCCCGGCGAGGCACTGGAGGTGCCCGGGGACGATCGCTCCTTCTACCGCTTCGAGGCGGCCTGGGACTCCAGCCTGCACAACTCGGCGCTGCTCAACCGCGTCTCCCAGGGCGGCGAGACCATCTATATTACTCTGAGCGCTTATTTGGAG TTGGAGAACTGCGCCCGCCCGGCCATTATTACCAAGGACCTGAGCATGGTCATTTACGGACGCGATGCCCGTACTGGCCCCCGTTCCCTGAAGCATCTCTTTTCCGGACAATACCGCAACCCGGAGGCCAACCGCCTCACCGGAGTATACGAGCTGGCGCTGCGCAGAGCATCCGAAGCAG GTGTGCAGAGGCGCCAGCGTCGAGTGCTGGACACCAGTTCCACGTATGTACGCGGTGAGGAGAACCTGCATGGCTGGCGGCCAAGGGGCGACTCCCTGATCTTCGACCATCAGTGGGAGCTGGAGAAACTCACTCGGTTGGAGGAGGTGGGAAGAATGCGGCACTTGCTTTTGCTGCGCGAGCGTCTGGGAATGGACACCAACCCGAATCCGACCACCAAGACcgagaaggatgtgtgcaatcTGGCTGCCCGGGCGGCCACCTCACCGGTTCACATGGTGATTCCCCAGTCACCTCAAACGCCCATCAAGGATCCGCAACAAATCATTCCAGAAAGGCAATACAACCAAAGGGAGCAGGATCTTATGCTCAAGTGCTTGAAGCTGGTGCAGG GACGCTACACCAAGAGCGAGGCCAATGACACACAGACCCAGTCGGACGTCTCGCCCAGCGACGAGGGCTGTGCCGACATGACCGTCAGCTGCATCTCTAGCAACTCCATGGA ATTATGTTCGCCCGATCGGTCCGATGCCCCCAACGGCTGGGAGGCCCCTGCTCCGGCCACTCAGCCGGCCCTGCCCCTACGCCTCTATGTCCCGGAGCTGGAGGAGATTCGTGTTAGCCCTGTAGTCGCCCGCAAGGGTCTCTTGAATGTTCTGGAGCATGGCGGCTCTGGATGGAAGAAGCGCTGGGTG ATTGTTCGTCGTCCTTATGTGTTTATCTACCGCTCGGAGAAGGATCCCGTTGAACGGGCTGTCCTTAATCTAGCCACCGCCCAAGTCGAGTGCAGTGAAGATCAGGCGGCCATGGTCAAGATTCCGAACACCTTCAG TGTGGTGACCAAGCATCGTGGCTACTTGCTCCAGACCCTTGGCGACAAAGAAGTGCACGACTGGCTGTATGCCATTAACCCCTTGCTGGCTGGGCAGATCAA ATCTCGACTGGCGCGAAGGACTTTGGAGCCGGCCAGCCAGACGGTCTCCCAGATCCAGGCCAACAACGCCGCGAATGCCAGCAGTGCGAACAAATGA
- the LOC6496289 gene encoding kinesin-like protein unc-104 isoform X2 codes for MSSVKVAVRVRPFNSREIARESKCIIEMSGATTAITNPKVPPNTSESVKRFNFDYSYWSHDHHDADFSTQSMVYKDIGEEMLQHSFDGYNVCIFAYGQTGAGKSYTMMGRQEEQQEGIIPMICKDLFGRIQQTETDDLKYSVEVSYMEIYCERVRDLLNPKNKGNLRVREHPLLGPYVEDLSKLAVTDYQDIHDLIDEGNKARTVAATNMNETSSRSHAVFTIFFTQRRHDTMTDLITEKVSKISLVDLAGSERADSTGAKGTRLKEGANINKSLTTLGKVISALAEVASKKKNAKKADFIPYRDSALTWLLRENLGGNSKTAMIAAISPADINYDETLSTLRYADRAKQIVCKAVVNEDANAKLIRELKEEIQKLRDLLKAEGIEVQEGPDGKVVCEKRDANKDELTKSTVIKSPTKSRNRNGSTTEMAVDQLQASEKLIAELNETWEEKLKRTEEIRLQREAVFAEMGVAVKEDGITVGVFSPKKTPHLVNLNEDPNLSECLLYYIKDGLTRLGTHEANVPQDIQLSGSHILKEHCTFENRNSTVTLLPHKDAIIYVNGRKLVEPEVLKTGSRVILGKNHVFRFTNPEQARELRDKIETETEAENEVEKADTQQVDWNFAQCELLEKQGIDLKAEMKKRLDNLEEQYKREKLQADQQFEEQRKTYEARIDALQKQVEEQSMTMSMYSSYSPEDFHQEEDVYTNPMYESCWTAREAGLAAWAFRKWRYHQFTSLRDDLWGNAIFLKEANAISVELKKKVQFQFTLLTDTLYSPLPPELASSMAPLQQEDEFGAPPVSKTLVAVEVTDTKNGATHYWSLEKLRYRLELMRQIYNVESPPSSMLFDTSGMETLSGFVPPPNQDSPQQPEPPVEANDRGRLTLANLIPSRQRLELMREMYHNEAEMSPTSPDYNVESLTGGDPFYDRFPWFRMVGRSFIYLSNLLYPVPLVHKVAIVNERGDVRGYLRIAVQPVLDEESIDFNNGVKQSARLVFNEDDAKPKYRALNEKDDVQKYIDNGGLESKLDAELEDVDSGRGIDSNSASECHENAEEPGEHLQVGKEFTFRVTVLQATGIGAEYADIFCQFNFLHRHEEAFSTEPVKNSASGAPLGFYHVQNITVPVTKSFIEYLKTQPIMFKIFGHYQTHPLHKDAKQEFVSRPPPRRMLPPSIPISQPVRSPKFGPLPCAPTSTVLAKHDVLVWFEICELAPNGEYVPSVVEHSDDLPCRGLFLLHQGIQRRIRITIVHEPTAEVKWKDINELVVGRIRNTPESSDEQDEDACVLSLGLFPGEALEVPGDDRSFYRFEAAWDSSLHNSALLNRVSQGGETIYITLSAYLELENCARPAIITKDLSMVIYGRDARTGPRSLKHLFSGQYRNPEANRLTGVYELALRRASEAGSPGVQRRQRRVLDTSSTYVRGEENLHGWRPRGDSLIFDHQWELEKLTRLEEVGRMRHLLLLRERLGMDTNPNPTTKTEKDVCNLAARAATSPVHMVIPQSPQTPIKDPQQIIPERQYNQREQDLMLKCLKLVQGRYTKSEANDTQTQSDVSPSDEGCADMTVSCISSNSMENNKFVIRRRLCSPDRSDAPNGWEAPAPATQPALPLRLYVPELEEIRVSPVVARKGLLNVLEHGGSGWKKRWVIVRRPYVFIYRSEKDPVERAVLNLATAQVECSEDQAAMVKIPNTFSVVTKHRGYLLQTLGDKEVHDWLYAINPLLAGQIKSRLARRTLEPASQTVSQIQANNAANASSANK; via the exons ATGTCGTCGGTTAAGGTGGCGGTGCGAGTGCGCCCCTTCAACTCACGGGAAATAGCCAGGGAGTCGAAATGCATTATCGAGATGAGCGGGGCCACAACGG CCATTACCAACCCAAAAGTACCGCCAAACACAAGCGAGTCGGTGAAGCGATTCAACTTTGATTACTCCTACTGGTCACATGAT CACCACGATGCCGACTTCTCCACACAATCGATGGTCTACAAGGACATTGGGGAGGAGATGCTGCAGCACTCCTTCGATGGCTACAATGTCTGCATTTTCGCCTACGGCCAGACTGGTGCTGGCAAGTCGTACACCATGATGGGCAggcaggaggagcagcaggaggGTATCATACCCATGATTTGCAAGGATCTATTCGGTCGTATCCAGCAAACAGAGACCGACGATCTCAAATATTCG GTGGAAGTCTCTTATATGGAAATTTATTGCGAGCGTGTCCGGGATCTTCTGAATCCCAAAAACAAGGGCAATCTACGAGTCAGAGAGCATCCTCTGCTGGGTCCTTATGTTGAGGACTTGTCGAAATTGGCAGTCACTGATTACCAGGACATACACGATCTCATTGATGAGGGAAACAAGGCTCG AACTGTGGCCGCCACCAACATGAACGAAACCAGCTCCCGTTCCCATGCGGTGTTTaccatctttttcacccagcGCCGACATGATACGATGACCGATCTGATCACAGAGAAGGTATCCAAGATCAGCTTGGTGGATCTTGCTGGCTCGGAGCGAGCTGATTCCACCGGCGCCAAGGGCACCCGCTTGAAGGAGGGAGCCAACATCAATAAGTCGCTGACTACTTTGGGCAAAGTTATCTCAGCTCTGGCGGAAGTT GCCTCTAAGAAAAAGAATGCCAAGAAGGCAGACTTTATTCCGTATCGTGATTCGGCCCTGACTTGGTTACTCCGTGAAAACCTGGGAGGTAATTCCAAAACTGCTATGATTGCCGCCATCTCCCCGGCAGATATCAACTATGATGAAACTCTCAGCACACTGCG CTATGCGGATCGTGCCAAGCAAATTGTTTGCAAGGCTGTCGTCAACGAAGACGCCAATGCCAAGCTTATTCGCGAACTCAAGGAGGAGATCCAGAAACTCCGGGATCTATTGAAAGCCGAGGGTATTGAAGTACAAGAAG GACCCGATGGCAAAGTGGTGTGTGAGAAGCGCGATGCGAATA AGGACGAACTCACCAAGTCCACGGTGATCAAGTCACCCACTAAGTCCCGAAACCGCAATGGATCCACCACGGAAATGGCAGTGGATCAGCTCCAAGCCAGCGAGAAACTAATAGCAG AACTCAACGAGACCTGGGAGGAGAAACTCAAGCGCACCGAGGAGATTCGTCTGCAACGTGAGGCGGTCTTTGCCGAGATGGGCGTGGCCGTCAAGGAGGATGGCATTACTGTGGGCGTGTTCTCACCTAAGAAAACCCCACATCTGGTGAATCTTAATGAAGATCCCAATCTTTCCGAATGTCTGCTCTACTACATCAAGGACGGCTTGACCCGTTTGGGTACGCATGAGGCAAATGTGCCCCAAGACATTCAGCTCTCCGGTTCGCACATCCTCAAGGAGCACTGCACTTTCGAGAACCGCAACAGCACGGTTACCCTGTTGCCGCACAAGGACGCCATCATCTATGTGAATGGCCGTAAATTGGTAGAACCGGAGGTCCTCAAGACCGGATCACGAGTGATTTTGGGCAAGAACCATGTCTTCCGCTTCACCAATCCGGAGCAGGCCCGCGAGCTGCGCGACAAGATCGAGACCGAGACCGAGGCGGAGAACGAGGTGGAGAAGGCCGACACCCAGCAGGTGGACTGGAACTTTGCCCAGTGCGAGTTGCTCGAGAAGCAGGGCATCGATCTCAAGGCCGAGATGAAGAAGCGATTGGACAACCTGGAGGAGCAATACAAGCGGGAGAAGCTCCAGGCCGACCAGCAGTTCGAGGAGCAGCGCAAGACCTACGAGGCCCGCATCGATGCCTTGCAGAAGCAAGTGGAGGAGCAATCGATGACCATGTCGATGTATAGCAGCTACTCTCCGGAGGACTTCCACCAGGAGGAGGATGTCTACA CCAACCCAATGTACGAGTCCTGCTGGACTGCCCGAGAGGCTGGTTTGGCTGCCTGGGCCTTCCGCAAATGGCGTTACCATCAATTCACATCCTTGCGGGATGATCTCTGGGGCAATGCTATATTCCTCAAGGAGGCCAATGCCATTTCCGTTGAGTTGAAGAAGAAG GTGCAATTTCAATTCACGCTCTTGACCGACACCTTGTACTCTCCCCTGCCACCTGAGCTTGCCTCCAGCATGGCCCCTCTCCAGCAGGAGGATGAGTTCGGAGCTCCGCCAGTCTCCAAGACCTTGGTGGCCGTGGAGGTGACCGATACCAAGAACGGAGCCACTCATTACTGGTCGCTGGAGAAGCTACG CTATCGCCTCGAGTTGATGCGACAGATATACAATGTCGAGAGTCCGCCATCATCCATGCTTTTCGATACGTCCGGCATGGAGACGCTATCCGGATTCGTTCCACCACCAAACCAGGATAGTCCACAGCAGCCGGAGCCGCCAGTCGAGGCCAATGATCGGGGCAGGCTCACGCTGGCGAATCTGATACCGTCTAG ACAACGCCTGGAGCTGATGCGCGAAATGTATCACAATGAGGCCGAGATGAGCCCCACTTCGCCGGATTACAACGTGGAGAGCCTCACTGGTGGGGATCCCTTCTACGACCGATTCCCCTGGTTCCGGATGGTCGGACGCTCCTTCATCTATCTGAGCAACTTGCTCTACCCCGTTCCCTTGGTCCACAAGGTGGCCATCGTCAATGAGCGTGGCGACGTGCGTGGCTATCTGAGGATTGCCGTTCAACCGGTCCTGGACGAGGAGTCTATTGACTTTAATAATGGTGTGAAGCAGTCGGCTCGCTTGGTCTTCAACGAGGATGATGCCAAGCCCAAGTACCGAGCTCTGAACGAAAAGGATGATGTCCAGAAGTACATTGATAATGGAGGTCTTGAAAGCAAACTCGATG CGGAACTCGAGGACGTGGATTCTGGTCGTGGCATTGACTCCAACTCTGCTTCCGAGTGCCATGAGAATGCCGAGGAGCCAGGTGAACATTTGCAAGTGGGCAAGGAATTCACTTTCCGTGTCACTGTGCTCCAGGCCACTGGCATTGGAGCTGAATATGCAGACATCTTCTGTCAGTTTAA CTTCTTGCATCGTCATGAGGAGGCCTTCTCCACCGAACCGGTCAAGAACTCAGCTTCGGGCGCTCCCTTGGGCTTTTATCATGTTCAGAAT ATTACTGTTCCCGTGACCAAGTCCTTTATTGAGTATTTGAAGACCCAACCCATCATGTTCAAGATCTTTGGACACTACCAGACACATCCTTTGCACAAGGATGCCAAGCAGGAGTTTGTATCCCGGCCACCACCCCGTCGTATGCTGCCCCCCAGCATTCCCATCAGCCAGCCAGTGCGCAGCCCCAAGTTTGGACCCCTACCCTGTGCACCCACTTCCACTGTTCTGGCCAAGCACGATGTCTTGGTCTGGTTCGAGATTTGTGAATTGGCTCCCAATGGAGAATATGTCCCATCG GTGGTAGAGCACAGCGACGATCTTCCTTGCCGGGGATTGTTCCTTCTGCATCAGGGCATCCAGCGGCGTATTCGCATCACCATCGTCCACGAGCCCACTGCGGAGGTCAAGTGGAAGGACATCAACGAGTTGGTGGTGGGTCGCATTCGCAATACTCCAGAGTCATCGGATGAGCAGGACGAGGATGCCTGTGTCCTGTCGCTGGGTCTCTTCCCCGGCGAGGCACTGGAGGTGCCCGGGGACGATCGCTCCTTCTACCGCTTCGAGGCGGCCTGGGACTCCAGCCTGCACAACTCGGCGCTGCTCAACCGCGTCTCCCAGGGCGGCGAGACCATCTATATTACTCTGAGCGCTTATTTGGAG TTGGAGAACTGCGCCCGCCCGGCCATTATTACCAAGGACCTGAGCATGGTCATTTACGGACGCGATGCCCGTACTGGCCCCCGTTCCCTGAAGCATCTCTTTTCCGGACAATACCGCAACCCGGAGGCCAACCGCCTCACCGGAGTATACGAGCTGGCGCTGCGCAGAGCATCCGAAGCAGGTAGTCCAG GTGTGCAGAGGCGCCAGCGTCGAGTGCTGGACACCAGTTCCACGTATGTACGCGGTGAGGAGAACCTGCATGGCTGGCGGCCAAGGGGCGACTCCCTGATCTTCGACCATCAGTGGGAGCTGGAGAAACTCACTCGGTTGGAGGAGGTGGGAAGAATGCGGCACTTGCTTTTGCTGCGCGAGCGTCTGGGAATGGACACCAACCCGAATCCGACCACCAAGACcgagaaggatgtgtgcaatcTGGCTGCCCGGGCGGCCACCTCACCGGTTCACATGGTGATTCCCCAGTCACCTCAAACGCCCATCAAGGATCCGCAACAAATCATTCCAGAAAGGCAATACAACCAAAGGGAGCAGGATCTTATGCTCAAGTGCTTGAAGCTGGTGCAGG GACGCTACACCAAGAGCGAGGCCAATGACACACAGACCCAGTCGGACGTCTCGCCCAGCGACGAGGGCTGTGCCGACATGACCGTCAGCTGCATCTCTAGCAACTCCATGGA AAACAACAAATTTGTAATTCGACGCAG ATTATGTTCGCCCGATCGGTCCGATGCCCCCAACGGCTGGGAGGCCCCTGCTCCGGCCACTCAGCCGGCCCTGCCCCTACGCCTCTATGTCCCGGAGCTGGAGGAGATTCGTGTTAGCCCTGTAGTCGCCCGCAAGGGTCTCTTGAATGTTCTGGAGCATGGCGGCTCTGGATGGAAGAAGCGCTGGGTG ATTGTTCGTCGTCCTTATGTGTTTATCTACCGCTCGGAGAAGGATCCCGTTGAACGGGCTGTCCTTAATCTAGCCACCGCCCAAGTCGAGTGCAGTGAAGATCAGGCGGCCATGGTCAAGATTCCGAACACCTTCAG TGTGGTGACCAAGCATCGTGGCTACTTGCTCCAGACCCTTGGCGACAAAGAAGTGCACGACTGGCTGTATGCCATTAACCCCTTGCTGGCTGGGCAGATCAA ATCTCGACTGGCGCGAAGGACTTTGGAGCCGGCCAGCCAGACGGTCTCCCAGATCCAGGCCAACAACGCCGCGAATGCCAGCAGTGCGAACAAATGA